CTGTCGGGGCGGGATATAGTACCCGTTCGGCTCCGTCCCCCATTGCGGGTACAGCGGCAACGCCACCTGTTCCACCCGAATGGCATAGTACAACGGATTCCACCGGTCTTCCGCCCACAGCCCATCTTCCCCTACTTTCACCAGGCTCTGTAACCGGATCTTCCCCACACAGGCCGCCATACACCGCGTCTCCATCGGCTCGCCACCGGTCAACGGGTCTTTGCCCTCCACCCGCGGATAACACGCAATACACTTCTCCGTCACCCGCGTCGTCCCCCGGTACATCGGCTTCTTAAACGGGCACTGCTCCACACACTTCTTATACCCCCGGCACCGGTTCTGGTCGATCAACACGATCCCGTCTTCCGGCCGCTTGTAGATCGCCTTGCGCGGACACGCCGCCAAACACCCCGGGTACGTACAGTGGTTACAGATCCGTTGCAGGTAGAAGAAGTACGTCTCATGCTCCGGCAAACTGCTTCCCGTCATCTTCCACGGCTCTTCCTTCGTAAACCCCGTCTTATCCACGCCTTCCACGATCGCTCGCATCGACGTCGCCGTGTCTTCATAGATGTTCACAAACCGCCATTCCTGGTCCGTCGGAATATACCCGATCGCCGCTTGCCCAATCTTGGCGCCCGCGTCAAAGATCGTCATCCCTTCGAACACCCCGTACGGCGCATGGTGCTTCCGCCCCACCCGCACGTTCCACACCTGCCCCCCGGGGTTCACCTGCTCGATCAACTGCGTGATCTTCACGTCGTAGAACTGCGGATACCCCCCATACGGCTTCGTCTCCACGTTGTTCCACCACATGTACTCCTGCCCCTTCGAGAACAACCATGTCGACTTATC
The genomic region above belongs to Nitrospirales bacterium and contains:
- a CDS encoding nitrate oxidoreductase subunit beta yields the protein MPEVYNWHLGRKMLYPYEERHPKWQFAFVFNINRCLACQTCSMADKSTWLFSKGQEYMWWNNVETKPYGGYPQFYDVKITQLIEQVNPGGQVWNVRVGRKHHAPYGVFEGMTIFDAGAKIGQAAIGYIPTDQEWRFVNIYEDTATSMRAIVEGVDKTGFTKEEPWKMTGSSLPEHETYFFYLQRICNHCTYPGCLAACPRKAIYKRPEDGIVLIDQNRCRGYKKCVEQCPFKKPMYRGTTRVTEKCIACYPRVEGKDPLTGGEPMETRCMAACVGKIRLQSLVKVGEDGLWAEDRWNPLYYAIRVEQVALPLYPQWGTEPNGYYIPPRQAPRGYTRQMFGPGVDNAIEKYLVPSRELLAVLQLWRASQQILFRYDVIPGPKVFETMIHGKKFEMYNDTVLGFNKSGKEAVRQQVEEPIYIRPAERVNWL